Proteins encoded together in one Triticum dicoccoides isolate Atlit2015 ecotype Zavitan chromosome 7B, WEW_v2.0, whole genome shotgun sequence window:
- the LOC119337992 gene encoding probable auxin efflux carrier component 1c produces MITGTDFYHVMTAMVPLYVAMMLAYGSVKWWRIFTPDQCSGINRFVALFAVPLLSFHFISTNNPYTMNLRFIAADTLQKLIVLALLTLWSHLSRNGSLEWTITLFSLSTLPNTLVMGIPLLKGMYGDESGSLMVQIVVLQCIIWYTLMLFMFEYRGARILITEQFPDTAGAIASIAVDPDVMSLDGRRDMIETEAEVKEDGKIHVTVRRSNASRSDIYSRRSMGFSSTTPRPSNLTNAEIYSLQSSRNPTPRGSSFNHTDFYSMVGRSSNFAAGDAFGPVVRTGATPRPSNYEEDKAGNNNNSKYGQYPAPNPAMAAPQKPAKKAANGQAKGEDGKDLHMFVWSSSASPVSDVFGNGTEAYNDAAAKDVRVAAASPRKADGVERDEFSFGNKERDAEAGDEKAAAEQGTAGLVAAPTVMPPTSVMTRLILIMVWRKLIRNPNTYSSLIGLIWSLVCFRWNFVMPAIIMKSIAILSDAGLGMAMFSLGLFMALQPRIIACGNKRATFAMAVRFLTGPAVMAAASIAVGLRGTLLHIAIVQAALPQGIVPFVFAKEYSVHPDILSTAVIFGMLIALPITLVYYILLGL; encoded by the exons ATGATCACGGGCACGGACTTCTACCACGTCATGACGGCGATGGTGCCGCTGTACGTGGCGATGATGCTCGCGTACGGCTCCGTCAAGTGGTGGCGCATCTTCACGCCGGACCAGTGCTCCGGGATCAACCGCTTCGTCGCGCTCTTCGCCGTGCCGCTGCTCTCCTTCCACTTCATCTCCACCAACAACCCCTACACCATGAACCTCCGCTTCATCGCCGCCGACACGCTGCAGAAGCTCATCGTGCTCGCGCTGCTCACGCTCTGGAGCCACCTCTCCCGCAACGGCTCCCTCGAGTGGACCATCACGCTCTTCTCCCTCTCCACGCTGCCCAACACCCTCGTCATGGGCATCCCGCTCCTCAAGGGCATGTACGGCGACGAGTCCGGCAGCCTCATGGTGCAGATCGTGGTGCTCCAGTGCATCATCTGGTACACGCTCATGCTCTTCATGTTCGAGTACCGCGGCGCCAGGATCCTCATCACCGAGCAGTTCCCCGACACCGCCGGCGCCATCGCCTCCATCGCCGTCGACCCGGACGTCATGTCGCTCGACGGCAGGAGGGACATGATCGAGACGGAGGCGGAGGTCAAGGAGGACGGCAAGATTCACGTCACCGTGCGCCGCTCCAACGCCTCCCGCTCCGACATATACTCGCGCCGCTCCATGGGGTTCTCCAGCACCACGCCGCGCCCCAGCAACCTCACCAACGCCGAGATCTACTCGCTGCAGTCGTCGCGGAACCCCACGCCCCGGGGCTCCAGCTTCAACCACACCGACTTCTACTCCATGGTGGGCCGCAGCTCCAACTTCGCCGCCGGGGACGCGTTCGGCCCGGTGGTGCGCACCGGCGCCACCCCGCGTCCGTCCAACTACGAGGAGGACAAGgccggcaacaacaacaacagcaagtacGGGCAGTACCCGGCGCCCAACCCCGCGATGGCGGCGCCGCAGAAGCCGGCCAAGAAGGCGGCCAACGGGCAGGCCAAGGGCGAGGACGGCAAGGACCTGCACATGTTCGTGTGGAGCTCCAGCGCGTCGCCCGTGTCCGACGTGTTCGGCAACGGCACCGAGGCGTACAACGACGCCGCCGCCAAGGACGTCCGCgtggccgccgcctcgccgcgcaaAG CGGACGGCGTGGAGCGTGACGAGTTCAGCTTCGGGAACAAGGAGAGGGACGCGGAGGCCGGCGACGAGAAGGCCGCGGCGGAGCAGGGCACCGCGGGCCTGGTGGCGGCGCCCACGGTGATGCCGCCGACCAGCGTGATGACCCGCCTCATCCTCATCATGGTGTGGCGCAAGCTCATCCGCAACCCCAACACCTACTCCAGCCTCATCGGCCTCATCTGGTCCCTCGTCTGCTTCCG GTGGAACTTCGTCATGCCGGCGATCATCATGAAGTCCATCGCCATCCTGTCCGACGCCGGCCTCGGCATGGCCATGTTCAGCCTCG GGCTGTTCATGGCGCTGCAGCCGCGGATCATCGCGTGCGGGAACAAGCGGGCGACGTTCGCCATGGCCGTGCGGTTCTTGACCGGCCCGGCCGTCATGGCCGCCGCCTCCATCGCCGTCGGCCTCCGCGGCACCCTCCTCCACATCGCCATCGTGCAG GCAGCGCTGCCCCAGGGCATTGTCCCCTTCGTCTTCGCCAAGGAGTACAGCGTGCACCCCGACATCCTCAGCACGGC TGTCATCTTCGGCATGCTCATCGCGCTGCCCATCACGCTGGTCTACTACATCCTGCTGGGGCTGTGA